The segment aattTTGTGTCACTTTTGTTCTTTGCATCTGAAACTCTTTGATTTTAATCTCTTTGCGaattagttttgttgttgtttttgttttgttttttgggtagGCGGTGTCTGTGAGAGCGTCACCTCTAAAATCTTAGgctattttttttcttgcaggaGAATTGGAAAAGACCTGAACAATACATTTGCCAAACTGGAAAAACTCACTATTTGTAAGTGACtattatgttattattatgtTGTGTTATTTCAGTatttgatggatttttttttcttaaaaatgttactttgtgtgtgtgaTAGTCCACTGTGCTGATAGCTGCATACTGTTGTTTTGGTGTTTCAGTGGCTAAAAGAAAATCTCTATTTGATGACAAAGCAGTGGAGATTGAGGAATTaacatacataattaaaaaagtgagtcaaatttttgtcatCCCATTTGTTATTGTTGAAAACGTGTGAACTTCGAGCTATGGCACTTGTTTTACACGCGATTTGTTTGTGTACCTAGGACATAAACAGCTTAAACACACAGATAGCAAAGCTGCAGGACTTGGTGAGGTCCCGTGGAGCACCAGGTGGACGGCATATCCAAAGCCACTCTAACACGATAGTGGTGTCTTTACAGGTACAGCTGAAccagtctaataaacatgttcacATATGTGCATGGCTATAGTAACATGCTAGTGAAAGGTGTTTGTATTTGTGTCTTCCTCCATTCCCACTGGTAAGGCTCTGGAATGTATTTTAGTTTAGTCAAATAAATTGACATTAAAATAAACAGTGTATGTTCTGAAATTtgtctttaatttaatttaattgaagcTTTGGCTTCAGAAATTGCATGTTTGTAGCAATTCTGATTGCACTTTAAAGCATGGTAACATTCTATATTTCTTTTTTCTATTAACTTTGCTGTCCATTCTTTGTCTACAGTCTAAACTGGCTTCCATGTCCAATGACTTCAAATCTGTTTTGGAGGTCAGAACAGAGGTGAGAAGCCTTGATTTGAGTCAAATGTATAATTTGATTTTGAGTAACGTTTCTTCTGCCTCACTGTAGTAATTTGTCTCTGTGCTTGCAGAACTTGAAGCAGCAGCGCAGCAGGAGAGAGCAGTTCTCTCAGCCTCCTGTGTCATCCTCCCCTATGATGGCCAACAACTTCAGTAAGTCATTCTCACTCAAATTTACTCATGCAGTTGCTTAATACTACATTTACAAAGGTCTCACAGTACCAATAGGTGAACATGGCATGCTGTATAAGGGTGTGTTCACTCTATActgatattttttgtttttgtttcttgttgTCGCTATAGCAACTACAGTTCAggattattaatttttttgtcttGACATTTTATTCAACACATTGCAGTATTCTAGCCATCTGATGAATAATAAAACATCACTCCTATAGCATTGACCAGTGTAGTAATTTCTGCTTGTTTGCATTGCTATTGCTGTATTACACATGACATTAAATGTAGGACAAATCCCATTTGTGCAAAAACATACCCTGAATTGTGTACACTAGtccaaaatttaaaatttttcaggCTTTGAGATTATAATCCAAAACAGTCCATTCTCCCTGTGTTTTCATGGAAGGAGTTGGGAGTAGGAGCTGGCAGTTTAGTGTGAACACATTCTTAATAATAATTCTTTGTTTTGACTTTGAAGTGATATTCAGCACCTCTGCCTCTTGCTTCACTTTGCTGTGTCATATGTGATCATACTGTATCTTGACATTTGCAAACAGGTTGCTTATCAACAGATAGTACATTGACACTGgcaataaaatgtttttaaacaGCCTACTTTTTACTTCTTTCATTGTTAAAATATGAAATGATCCTTATGTTGCACACCATAAATTTATGTGCATATTATAGTAGGCTTATGTATGGCCATGTTCCATGCTCCATCATTCATATACTGTATGTTACATTTATCATTTAATGGCTCCAACAAGTATGAAGCAAATTGAAGACACATAAAGGCTCTGATACAATGCTTGACACAACATTTTAAGTGTAGTTTGTTACATGTCATTCTTCATTTTATTAGTATAGGGCCAAATCAGACTGTCTGTGGGCTTTTTATTCTCTACGCCATGGTATACAACACCCTGTCCCCTGAGAGGAATGAAATACATAGTATTGAATATATGTCTGGAGGGCGTATTAGTTTGGAGCTGATGAGGCTTTAAGCTTTTCTATGTCTCTGCACTGCACCTACGAAATGCCGCTAATAAACTGATTGCGTCGCTCTACTATGCAATGTGATGTTGGTTGATCATGCTGGTCAGTCACTCATAGTGTGCTGGTCTGTCAGTGGTGCACATTAACACAGTTTAACAGCTGGATGACTAAAAAATTACTCAGATttgtgaataataaaaaaaaatcttcaaatttTTCAAACACTATATTTGTGAAATAGATGTCTGTTCATAACAAAAGATGAgccattgttgtttttttggggttttttgtcttttattctAAATTGTGAAGCCTATTGCTTTACATTTAGCAAAAGTCAGTAGACTGTACATAAACATTTGACTGCCAGTGTTGTCTTTTAaaagggaggggaaaaaaaggtcTGTTGCTACAGGGACTGCTCGAGATCCATGTAAATGATTATTACTGTATTTGGTTATCTGtaatgtaaaaattaaaaaatattttagGGAGCCGCAAAAAAGGGGCCCAGGAGCCGCATGCAGCTCGCGATCAGCGCATTGACTACCAGGGCTATACAACCTCAAATTTAAAAGGTATTTCCCTGGAATGTTTGACTCTCCCAGCGGGTTTAAGTAACTACTGTACATGCCCGCTGGTCTTTCTGCCTTTTTCCCTCTACTAGAGGTTTTTCCTGTCTGATGCCAGTCAACAtgtatgtgcttttttttttgtttatctccCTTCAGAGAGCTCAGTCTTAATGCAGGATGAATCCAGGAGTATGGGGGAGGTGGCCATCAGTATGGACTCCCAGAGCAATCCTTTACAACTCCAGCTTATTGATGAGCAGGTTAGCTATTTTCCAACATATTCTGAAGTTATACACGTTGAAAAGCTTTGCCCCACAAGTGTACATGTCCTTTAGACTTCAACCTGACAGCCAGAACATGGTGTTGTAGATACACAGTGGTCCATCTCCTATGAAAAACGTAAACAAATCTGTTTCAGAAATGTCAGAAAATTTGTCAGTTGTTCACATTTGTACTTAAATATTGCCATTTTTGAAATACTTTTCACTGTTCTGTGAAAGGACTCATACATCCAGAGCCGTGCAGACACCATGCAGAACATTGAGAGCACCATCGTGGAGCTTGGGTCCATATTTCAGCAGCTGGCACACATGGTCAAGGAGCAAGAGGAGACAATTCAACGGTAAGATGGAAAGAAAGAGTTGATGAAAATAGTTTGGCAAACAAAGGAAATTGTGTGACTAAAGCTTGAGACACACCAGGGAGAGTTGCAGACACTCAGATCAGCCGTGAGTTTGCGACCATCCAGCCCCCGTCGCCTGAGAAACTTTCATTTAAACAAACTAGAAAGCCTACAGCAGACTGCCATCTAACatgtacgggtgattctttaactacgggcactattggatttgtacgaggtctgtcaataaagtataggtccttatttttttcaaaaactatatggatttcattcatatgtttttacgtcagacatgcttgaaccctcgtgcacatgcatgagtttttccacgcctgtcggtgacgtcattcacctgtgagcactccttgtgggaggagtcgtccagcccctcgtcggaattcctttgtgtgagcagttgctgagagactggcgctttgtttgatcaaaatttttttctaaacctgtgagacacatcgaagtggacacggttcgaaaaattaagctggttttcagtgaaaattttaacggctgatgagagattttgaggtgatactgtcgctttaaggacatcccacggtgcgagacatcgtgcagcactcccaggcgccgtcgtcagcctgtttcaagctgaaaacctccacatttcaggctctattgatccaggacgtcgtgagagaacagagaagtttcagaagaagtcggtttcagcatttatccggatattccactgttaaaggagattttttaatgaagacgtgcgggcggattgcagcgtcggctcgcagccgccgcgacgctccgccacaggaaaaacacctccgttggaagccttaaggacaagttggaacatgtccagctgttaaacaatttctcatatactcactccactgaaagccatcaaaagccgcctggatttacaaatggttatcaacacggaggtgttttttcctgtgccgccgcaccgcgccggctgcgtcccgacgcgcggacccgtccgcacgtctttcattaagacgtgagtttttccacgcctgtcggcgaatgacatcaccgacaggcgtggaaaaactcacgcatgcgcacgagggttcaagcatgtctgacgtgaaaacatatgaatgaaatccatatagtttttgaaaaaaatataaaagacctatactttattgacagacctcgtaaatgtaatttccaccacaccattgccttacaatataaagcgccttggggcaactgtttgttgtgatttggcgctatatacatgtgctctgatgtcactgtttatctccatagaaactacccaaagaatctttcatacaaactgtttaaagggacattacagtgttgtggtggaaattacggcaatagtgtgggacaactacattttgtttaaaaaaaaatcacaaccgttgtatgacattgaataccccaattatgtttagattattttactgatattttattcagagatattttaaaacattagaaaaaacgtttctttaccattcatttttatcattgaagatcaaaagtctgggtgtgggacaagcacaaaacggctatttgcatataatgatgccgaaaaaaggtgaaaaagtcatcatagactactagaacaaatttcttaacacactttcattgtaaagataactataaaagtgtgaaatttccccttttttctgtttttcatacagtatgatcaaaggacataacaagtgcccgtagtctaagaatcacccgtacgTTCTATGCATGCATTAACTTTGTATGCCAGGACGTGGCACTAGTCCATATGCATCATTCAGGAAGAGAAAACGGAAGCGTGGCgatataaattgtgaacaaaGCAGTGTTTGCTCAACATTTATACCTGCTCGTCATTGACGGCTTTGGTGGGCACTGACAGCTGGTGACACATCGGTCAATGATCGTGTCAAACTGTTTATATACAGTGTCTGTTTGTGTGCCCTCCTGGTTTCGTCATTTGCGTGTTTTCACAACTTCCACTTCTCTTCTTGTGCACTGATTTGTTAAAAGCTGAACAGCCAATCGGAGTGCACTCTCTCACAGATGAGCACCAAAACTGATAGAGCATGAATTGGTGAAAAAGCCGCTAATGACCGCTGTCATTGAGTGCTGAGTGGACACACCGAGCTGACTTGGGTTGTCTCCTGATGAGGCCAGATGGCCGACTATTAGTTCGGTGTGTCTTATGCTTCACGGAAAAGATAATCAACTTGGGAACATTAAAATAAAGGAAGAAaatcaagtaccataatatttttGAGACTAGTGTTTTATTGATGACCAACTGAAATATGCCTTGCAGTTTATGCAGGAAATGTAGCCacataaaataacaaaaaccttAACCATTCCTCTGTATGTTTCCTAATATGCATATGATATGTCCTCCTCACAGGATTGATGCTAACGTTGAGGATACCCAGCTGAACGTGGAGGCAGCTCACACCGAATCCTCAAATACTTCCAGTCAGTTTCCTCCAACCGCTGGCTGATGATCAAGATCTTTCTTGTTCTTGTTGTCTTCTTTATCGTCTTTGTCGTCTTCTTTGCTTAATAAAAACGATAAAAGTCGACGCAAAGTGAAAAGCACAAGAAAGACGACAGCATAAAGTTGAAGCCGGACTGAGACAAAATGTCCAGACAAGCTTTTTGTCAGTGAAGTTGGAGGTTTGGAATCCACATAcggacattgttttgtttttttctttttctttccaaACACCAGAAAACCATCTCAATTCAACTATGCATTTCTCTGTCAGTAGAGAATGAAGGTGTTGAACTTTGtccaaataaaaataatttatctTAAATTCCCATTTTGTATATTGCGAGTAGGAAACTGATCTTTATTTTACTTCGACCAATTATTCATAAGCATTTAATCAGAATGGGAAGAATTTTTGGTTTGATTCtacaaactgtttttgtttttcccctcttTCATGTCGTGCAGTAGTTATTTTAAAGCCAGACACCAAGCTGGGATTTTTCATTGATTTTATCTTGATTTTTAGTGACTGGTATAACTATATCTCTTGCATATCAACATATTTTCACCCACCACCATTCATTTGTTCTGTACGTTTTTACTTTTGTTCAGCTAATCTCTTATGCTTTTGAGGATAATTTGCCAAATGAGTACTCTTGCAGAACTGTGACAATAGACAGCAGCTGTGGTCCAGCTTTTCTCCTGAAGGCACAAAAAGGCAGTACATCCAGGTAATGCAGATGTAATCCACAAGAGCTGTGCAGCTCTTGAATAAATTGTGAATCATCAACCCTGGTTTACATGAAACTGTTTGTGCTGTCTTGTTGCCAGCTGTGTGAGTCGCTGtaaacatgtacagtagtgttcagaataacagtagtgctatgtgactaaaaagattaatccaggtttggagtatatttcttattgttacatgggaaacaaggtaccagtagattcagtagttttctcacaaatccaacaagaccaagcactcatgatatgccacagtcttaaggctatgaattgggctattagtacaaaaaagtagaaaagggggtgttcacaataatagtacatctgctgttgacactaacaaactcaaaactgttatgttcaaactgcttttttagcaatcctgtgaatcactaagtagtatttagttgtataaccaaagtttttcatgatttcttcatatctgcgaggcattaattttgttggtttggaactaagattttgctcgtttactagtgtgcttggggtcattgttttgttgaaacacccatttcaagggcatgtcctcttcagcataaggcaacatggcaacatgacctcttcaagtattttaacatatccaaactgatccatgatacctggtatgcgatatataggcccaacaccatagtaggagaaacatgcacatatcatgatgcttcactgtcttcactgtgaactgtggattgaattcagagtttaggggtcgtctcacaaactgtctgtggcccttggacccaaaaagaacaattttactctcatcagtccacaacatttcctccatttctctttaggcagttgtgtttctttagcaaattgtaacctcttctgcacgtcttttatttaacagagggactttgcgggggatcttgcaataaattagcttcacacaggcgtcttctgtcacagcacttacaggtaactccagactgtctttgatcatcctggagctgatcaatgggtgagcctttgccattctggttattcttctgtccattttgatggttgttttcttctatgcgtctgtttttttttttttttttttttgtccattttagagcattggagatcattgtagatgaacagcctatagtttttgcacctgcgtataagtttccccctctccatcaacttttaatcaaactacactgttcttctgaacaatgtcttgaatgtcccattttcctcaggctttcaagagaaaagcatgttcaacaggtgctggtttcatccttaaataggggacacctgattcacacctgtttgttccacaaaattgacgaactcactgactgaatgccacactactattattgtgaacacccccttttctactttttttttttttttttttttgtgtttttttactaatagcccaatttcatagccttaagagtgtgcatatcatgaatgcttggtcttgttggatttgtgagaatactaatctactggtaccttgtttcccatgtaacaataagaaatatactcaaaacctggattaatctttttagtcacatagcactactattattctgaacactactgtaaaactcAAACACAGTTTGGGCAGTACATGGCAAAGTATTTAAGAAGGCTCCGGGTTTTGCATCCCTGCTTATGAAGGGATTATGCTGGTTGTGGAGGTGCACAAATGCAGTGGCTTCCTCAACAGCCTCCAATTGCATACTGCTGTTGTAGTTGCATCTCATCAGCAATTTTAATAGGGATATTGTTTAAAGGACCACAGCAtttacaaagatttttttttttttccccttgatgTTTCTTTTTGTGGCCAAATGCCTCACTTTCATGTATAAAGTGTGAATAGTGATAATGATGTATTGACAAGGAAGTGTATATTAATAAAACAATAGCTGCTGGTTTTGTGGGCTGACATTTTCAAGGTTTAAGAGGATTAATCAGCAGTGATCTAATTAGTCGTGCTGGGATGTATCTGAGGCGCTAAGAAGGGCTGCACTGCAATTCAGTTTGTACTCTATGCATCAAGGAGTAGGCATCTTTCACTCAGTTTCTCCCTAGCATTTGagacaagacatttaaaaaataaacacaaccAGTTGCCCATGGTCTGGAAACACCATTTGGTCTCCCTTACATCAGGAACAATGGATCACACAAAcatctttataaaaaaaaaatatatatatatatatatcctttaaTTGCTCCCCTCCTTCCATTCACAATTAGTTAGTTACTGCCAAAGAACTGTGTTGGATATGCGTCAAACTAAGCtggtggtccagaaactgactgcTGAGTAAAAGTAGCTtaaggtgacccccccccccccccccccccccccccccaccgagtATTGCAGAGCATGTTTTCGAGCAGATTATGTCATTCAGAGAGCCTGAACCTCACTGATGTCATGTATATCTCAGGCAAACCTGCAATAGAAAGTTGACTTGCAGAACATGTGACATTTCTAATAAAAGGATTTCACAAATAGGTACAAAAATGACCCTACTCTTTGAGACAAAGTCAAGACTGCTGCAGCGACTGTGAAATGGACTTGGAAGTTCATTGGGAATTCAACAACCTTCTAAAAGAAATCCTTATGATTTACTCCCTTTTGAAGGAGGCCAAAAAAGTTAGAGATATTATGAAAATGTAACATTAACATGCAATCCACCCTTTTAGCTGAAATGCCACCTCCCCAGTGCTCCCAGTGGCTTTCTCCCCCAGCCAGAGCTCCTTGACAGACACCCCCCGCCCCCAAACCCCCCTCACCCATGAGCACTCTCTTCAATGGGGCAGATTTCGGGCATACTCTTACTCCTTCCTTTCCTCGCCCTGGCTTTAATGGCCTCCTCCTCCCCTTCATTGTCCTCATCGGTCCAGTCCACCTGCTGCTGCAGATTGGCTCTGGAGCCTCTCAGGTTGTTGCCCTTCGGGAAATGCCCCGTGCAGAACTTGCTGCGGAAAGTAACAAAGGAAAGGCTTTTGCTGCGATGCCGCTTCTCGAACACCGGGTCGTTCATTGGTGCATCGTCATCATTCCCACTCAACTCATCCACACAGTCACGCAGCACGGACCGAAAGAGTCGGGGGACCTCGTGAACCTCAGGTTCCATCTGTGACACCAGTCTTCTGAACCTAGAGTGAGAGACAAGTTGAGCGTAGTACAAGAAGAAATGTGCACATGGTTATTAAAGCAAGGATGAAGTTTGTTTTTTAAGAGGATGCAAGGTAGCAGATGAAACAAAAGTACTAAAGTATTGTAGAATTTTGTTTCAAAGTATAATCCAATCTTACTGGAATGGGTCTGTTTATTTTAGCATCATAATTATTAATGCTGGTGAATAGCTGCAGTGTTGACTTATGACCACTGTTGCGTGCATTGATCACAAAATTTATCTTAATTTCAACCAAAGTATGATTCAGTGCTTGCTATGACTTCATAAGTAAATGGCTCATCTATATACATTTTCTTTCTTGCATGCACGTATGTTGCAATCACTGGATTGAAACATTGCACAtggtttttggggggggggggggggtttcctcTCTTCTGTTTCTGCATGTCTAAAATTCTACTTGAACAACAGATATATCTGTACTTCGCTGCCAGTTTGTCTTTATGGTCTCACCTGACAATCACAGGACCACACTGTGCAGGAGGAATCTTCTCACAGAGGTCCTGGAGCTCCAGCAGGTCGTTGGGCGTCAGCTGATAATGCCGTGGGACTGGGGTGTTGACCAGCCAGCTATAGTCAGccgaggaggaggtgctgcagcgacGGCGACGGCCCTCTGATACCCGTTCCAAATGGATGCGTTCAGTGCGCTTCACTATCGCCCCCAGCTCCAGCATGAGAGTGTTGGTAACCATCTCCTTGATGGTGCGCTGGCCGGGCACTTTGGGCTCAAAGGAGAACACAGCTGACCAAGGAAACATCTGGGAAGGAAGGGAGGGCGGTATTTGTGGTTAACTGCAAATATCAAATCCAACCAGCTTTTATGAGAAGTGTTCTAAAATATTCCACGCAGAATTTTACAAATTAACATCTCACCTTCATGAGAGTGTGTTTGCACGGCAGTAAGGGAGCCTCCTATGAGAGAAATCCACCTGTTAGCAGCCGGGTGGACAGCAGGCCTCCATCAGATGGTGACAAACTGAAGCTCCTCTGCACACTGGCTGCCTTGCGTACCTGTGATGGTCCCTGGCAGACAGTAAGTACTCCtgtgaggagtgtgtgtgtgtgtgtgagcgagctCAGGATTGAGCATAAATATAATCCTGCATTAATGAGCTGACCTCATCAGCGTGCACCCACCCGAGGAGAGCGGTTCACACCAAAATCCTCAGTGTTAAAATGAACATTATCAAAGAGTTGATGTCATTCTCAGTGATTCTGAGTCCAAGTTACAGTTTGTCAGTATAAAATGTTAACAGTGTTCACTTATGGTAGTGTATCTTTGTGTAGAGAGCACTTTAACATTTTAAGTATTAAAGTGTAAGTGCTGTTTATATAACACCACAAAGGTCTCAGATGGAATTTGAACCCATAATGGAGCTGAAAACTCACAGCAATTAAGTCATAAAAGTTCCTCTCTTTTCTCACACAACTCATGGACAAGATTCTCTTTTTTGGGAGTTAAAATCCATTTGCATGATACTGATGGGACACTTAGCAGGTTTCTTCATTTTTTCTTTACTTACTGGATTTTAGATAATTTGTCAGTGTCAAATTTCTAGCATCTTGGTGTAAAGTATAAAGGTTTTGGTGCTAATTTCGAATAAGTTGTACACCACACTGGTGTCACACACAATATTGTCATTAAATCATAGTGTTAATTCAACACTCTACAGGTGTTCCACCCATGACTGAATACTGAGGTAACGTCCTATGCAGTGATCACAAAGTTGTCGGTTCAAACTCAACTGTGTATCTTTGTGGGTGTGTTGTGCCTCATCTTGAAACACTGACAAAGTTTCCTTCTGTAAGAGTTTACAAGATAATGTTAGTGTTAaaaaagtgttaatttaacactgaaaagtgtGGCCATATACAGACACTTTTTTACTGATAAATTTAAAAGAATTTAAGGCAAGGGATTTTTCTGTGCAGGACTTAAGTCAAACATACAAGTGGATGTGCTGCCTTGCTCAAAGGCACGTCGTGAAACAGTCATAAAAGCCTAACAGCTGGCGCTCAGTCTgtgttcatgtgtcatacatcatatggacaaaatgaggaaccttggggtaatttttgatcccacattgtcttttgacctccacatcagggatgttactaggactgcctttttccatctgagaaatatagtgaggatccgccccatcctgtccatggctgatgcttagaccctgattcatgcttttgtttcttctagactagattattgtaatgttctattttcagggttgccgcagtccagcatcaggggtcttcagctggttcagaacgctgccgccagacttctgacatgtagcagaaggtctgaacatatcacacaaaATTTGTCATCTTTgtgctggctccctgtctctatgagagcagattttaaagttTTCTTATTGACTTatgaggttgttcatggactggcgccatcttatctagctgatctggtggaactttacgtgctggcccgggctttgcggtcgcaggatgcgggacttctctgtgttcccagggtgaagaagaagtcagcgggtcaaagagccttttcgtatcgtgcacccaccctgtggaacagtcttcctgcgaccatgaggcagttggagtccatggacatttttaagtcaagactgaaaacctatttttattctctttcttatgaatagtttttatttttttttatctgttttattgttttatttctgtttttaattatgtatttgaattttttaattcatttttaattatttatttaatttttaggtaggggggcaaagctctcgatttaccgatcgatctatgttccgatcctcacctatggtcatgagatttggcgcatgaccgaaagaacgagatcgcgagtacaagcggccgagatgaatttcctccgcagggtggctgggcgctcccttagagatagggtgaggagctcggtcactcgggaggagctcggagtcgagctgctgctcctccacgtcgaaaggagtcagttgaggtggctcgggcatcttttccggatgccccctggacgcctcgctggagaggtgttccgggcgcgtccaactgggaggaggccccggggggacccgggacacgctggagggactacatctctcggctggctggggaacgccttggggttcccccagaggagctgggggaggtgtgtgtggatcgggaggtctgggcggcttttaatttgagctgctgtccccgcgacccgactccggataaagcggaagaaaatggatggatggatgatttatttaaattttatgttgaattgttttttgtagggcgccttgagacggcttttgctgtgatttggcgcattataagataattaaatttaaattaaactaTGAGAAATTCTTGTTCAAAGTGGCTGCTGTTACATTGTCCTTGAAAATTACATATTTTTCAATATCAGATAGTAATTATGCGCCTTTTATAACCAAACATTATGCGTAGATTACATAACTCTGTGAGTGAGCAATCTAACCAACACAAGATATA is part of the Thalassophryne amazonica chromosome 11, fThaAma1.1, whole genome shotgun sequence genome and harbors:
- the stx5a gene encoding LOW QUALITY PROTEIN: syntaxin-5a (The sequence of the model RefSeq protein was modified relative to this genomic sequence to represent the inferred CDS: inserted 1 base in 1 codon) codes for the protein MTCRDRTLEFQSACKSLQGRQNGIQLSKPAHSALRQRSDFTVMAKRIGKDLNNTFAKLEKLTILAKRKSLFDDKAVEIEELTYIIKKDINSLNTQIAKLQDLVRSRGAPGGRHIQSHSNTIVVSLQSKLASMSNDFKSVLEVRTENLKQQRSRREQFSQPPVSSSPMMANNFRSRKKGAQEPHAARDQRIDYQGYTTSNLKESSVLMQDESRSMGEVAISMDSQSNPLQLQLIDEQDSYIQSRADTMQNIESTIVELGSIFQQLAHMVKEQEETIQRIDANVEDTQLNVEAAHTEXLKYFQSVSSNRWLMIKIFLVLVVFFIVFVVFFA
- the zgc:162144 gene encoding RD3 domain-containing protein; the protein is MKMFPWSAVFSFEPKVPGQRTIKEMVTNTLMLELGAIVKRTERIHLERVSEGRRRRCSTSSSADYSWLVNTPVPRHYQLTPNDLLELQDLCEKIPPAQCGPVIVRFRRLVSQMEPEVHEVPRLFRSVLRDCVDELSGNDDDAPMNDPVFEKRHRSKSLSFVTFRSKFCTGHFPKGNNLRGSRANLQQQVDWTDEDNEGEEEAIKARARKGRSKSMPEICPIEESAHG